The sequence tattattagctaagctacaagcctagttggaaaagcacgatgctataagcccaagggttccaacgggggaaaatagcccagtgaggtaagaataaataaactaaatgaaaactaATGAACATTCAACATACTGTCAGAACAGCATCATTAAAATCTCTCTTTCATataattctataaactataaaaaagacttatgtcagtctgatcaacataaaaaacattctctgcaagtttgaactcctgaagttccacaaGCAGAGCTTTAATGCCACAGACTTCCCAATCTTTTGTACTGAACTAACGACCGCCTCCAGATATGGAATACGTGGGCTGGAAAAATGTAGAATGGGGAGATTTCACCCGTGGAAGACTATGATGTCAGACGcttatttcaatatttaaaaaataatgttgGCTTGTTGTCAACCCACATTCtgacccttagagagagagagagagagagagagagagagagagagagagagagagaggagagagagagagagagagagccaaaactCCATTAGAAAAAAGAGGGTCAAATTTAATTTCATATGCATACtaagtttctttataaatatcacCAAGGGATTTTTAATTGTTTTGCGTAGGCTAAAAGTCATATTCAGCTGGGttctaattttcttttacaaaaaagtAATCTCTAATTCGCATAAAAATCTTCTCAAACAGACAAGCATTGTTCAAAAGCTTTGTCCCTGAATTTAATAAGATTACTATCAGTTCAGAAAAGTCCCTATGTTAATAACCTCTAGCATTAATTGTTATAATAAGAAAAGATAATAATTCGTCAATTGACAGGAGCaaaaaattccatttaaaaaagaaaagttccAGCGACAGGGCCATCCGATTaatgaattttctcaaataattcatCTCGAGCGCATTTACATTCAACGCCTCACCAGCATCTTCATATAATTACTATTCTAAAAAGGAACGAAATTCACGAGTTTCTATCAGAATAAGATGACTGTGTCCTACGAAATTCTTCGAGAGACGTAACGTTTTCTATACTACATTAAAATACTCCACAGCACCTTAGGTAATGCCCTGTTTAATCCAcaaattcacttttcttttttcattgaaaatcaAGTAAAACCAACTTGCCTCTCTCTTCACAATAAAGTATTATCATCCTTCCCCTCTCTTATATAAACGAACATGATACTACACTTCTCACCCTCAGTTCGGATTACGTGCCCCGGGAGGTTGTCTTTCAATTCCCTTTTCTCTGACAATAGGCCCTTTGTCATGTCTACTCTTCGTAACTCGGGATTGCGCTGCTCTTTTCAAGATTTCCCTCACCAGCTTTCTACCTgatcttcatttgtttttattcaacATGTAACCTAATATTTAATCTCGCTTGCTCTATATCTGGAATGTTACTAACTTTGGCATGAATTATCCTAACATTTCCTTCGCATGAATTACATTTCATACTTTAATTTGATTCTTACCACAACGAAGTTGTCTTTTTACTACGGTAAATGGTTAGATATTAATCttgcaatattaaaaaatattattccatcaactaatatatcaagaatatattaggaatatattgatataaatataaagtaattagaatctatataataaacaccatatgaaaatactaaaatgaaatgaataatacaCGATAAAAAAGTAATTAACGGAAGGAGAGAATCctccgttgtattttatatcaaggGACCTTGAACTCACCCCTGTGCAAAGGCCATCTTCTGTCATTCCGAAATTAACTCTGAACTAACTCGAATAATCACTTAAATATACAAATGGTGGATTTAAGAACATTATTCATTGAAAAAACAGAGCTATTTCCAAGAGGATCCgatatttaaagaatttttccatgacAACAAATATTGCTTCTTATagttacttacacatacacacacacacacacacacacacacatatatatatatatatatatatatatatatatatatatatatatatatatatatatatatatatatatagtaaatgtaacGAGGAACTATATTTTTCCAAGcatttactaataaaattaatcTTAATATGCCAAAATGTTTACCAAATTGTAACTTCAGATTAAGAGTTGTATCTAATGAACAACAAGTGTcttattttgttttgaataaaaatgagttTTTAAGTAAACTATCAATTAGAGTAACTTTCCTTATCACAAATATGTTACAGTTTGATATCTTCAGGTCaagataattttccctttttctaaaaCTCTTCCTTTTACCAAACAATTAGTGACAGAAATCTTTAGCTGGTAAATATAAGTTTACTTTCACTTACAATAAAAcgtgtattatatttttattacttttcatgaccTTCCAAATCATCTGAAAGTTaaagcacacacactctctctctctctctctctctctctctctctctctctctctctctctctcctctctctctcctctctctctctccttgcctagTAAGCAATCAGCAACTGGTGCTCCATTCGCCAACCAGACAAAGATGGACGAATGTTCTTGTTCCAATTAATTCAATATGATTATGTATTAATTCAGCATGCTTTCTGCTGACCTAAGTACCAAATCACGTACCTGTCGTTAGTCAACCGGGGAGGGTCGAAACTAAGGTGTAGAAAGAACAGGTTATATTGTCACATAATGACCTTACAAAAACGAAGAATCGTATTATCTGCAAAGTCTAAAGGAATTGGTCATAAGGTGAAGAACGGTGTACTTTGCATGATAAATTAGGGATACCGTGAACTCAAATTACAATACATATAAACTGACTGAAGGATGGATCTTGGCAGGGACTATTTTTTCTCCTTCcacatccacacacaacttattgTAGAAGTCGCAATTGTGTAACCTGTACTAACAAATACCTAAATCACGATACGGATTCAAAACATTTTAGATGTTAATTACCTCCAAGGTGCTAATAAACGACTCGGGACATTTAATATGTTGATTACCTACAAGATTCTAATAAAGGACTCTAAATGCTAAAAATCAATGTTATCTTTCCATGGCAATCGACTACATGCAAAGACATGTAAAACAAGAgcagtcagagatttctgacctccaccaaagaTTACTGgcgtcgcccatggcctaagatctatcagttGTGGAAATTTCATCCAAAGAGGTCAATTTGTTTTGACCCCATCTTTGAAATGGCAAACAATGCAAATCCTTTTCTAGAAtgtggatcatttccaaaatttaatgaggtcccCCGTGGCCTAAGATTTCcatatggtgaaaatttcatcaaagtcTGTCCACCGACAGAcggacagacaaataaataatctGACTCGATTTCATAACCTCTTTGGCGagatataataaataaaactttttttttctatagtatccAAAAAAAAGTTTGTGTAAAATGATTCTCCTGCACAGATACATTaaatgtaacctctctctctctctctctctctctctctctctctctctctctctctctctctctctctctctctctctctctctctctctcaacatatcagGAAATTCATAAGCTTATGGAATATCGAATCCTTCATCAGAATGAGAGAATGTATGAACATAGCATATCGGTATCCACTAAGATATTATTTCCCGCAACGTTGAAATATCACATATTCAGCCGACTGgaaacgtcattgcctggtgatctggcagactggggttcgagttgcgCTGAAGCTCGTTAGTTTATTGTAGtgttctgcaacctcaccgtcattgcaagttaaggatgggagtttggggcagctgctgagtcatcagtaaccactgcctggccctccttggtcctagcttggatggagagggggcttgggcactgatctttatatatatatatatatatatatatatatatatatatatatatatatatatatatatatgtatattatatatacatatatatatatatatatatatatatatatatatatataatatatatatatatatatatatatatatatatttatatatatacatatatatatatatatatatatatatatatatatatatatatatatatatatatatatatatatatatatatatatatatatattcagtctctggggcattgtcctgccaacTACGCAATTGTCACTGATCCTCATCACTGTCATTCATGAATAACATTTAAACCCTTTAAAACTTCCAACTCCATGATCAAATAAATCCGAGACCTACTCATATagcgattgaaagaattaaaacaattgttcagtatagattgatcaacaaaaaacttgagagactttctcaataagccaattttttgtgcaattgaagaagaaatagaagacacacacacacacacacacacacacacacacacacatatatatatatatatatatatatatatatatatatatatttatgtatatatatatatatatatatatatatatatatacagcacataatatacatctatatatatatacacatatatacatattatacatatatacacacatatatttatatatataaatatatatatatatatatatatatatatatatatatatatatatataggtacatatacacacacacatgtatatatatatatatatatatgtgtgtgtatatatgtgtgtgtgtatatatatatacatatatgcacacacacacacacacacacatatatatatatatatatatatatatatgtgtgtgtgtgtgtgtatacatatataggtacacacacacacacacacacatatatatatatatatatatatatatatatatgtgtgtgtgtgtgtgtgtatatatatacatatatgcacacacacacacacacacacacatatatatatatatatatatatatttatttatatatatatatatatatatatatatatatatatatatatatatgtgtgtatgtgtgtgtgtgtatatacatatatgcactcacacacacatacatatatatatatatatatatatatatatatatatatatatatatttatatatacatatacaaacacatatactgtatatatatatatatatatatatatatatatatatatatatatatatatatatatatatatatgtgtgtgtgtgtgtgtgtatgtgtgtgtatatgtatatataaatatatatgtatatatatacacactgtatatatttatatatacatacacacacacacacacacatatatatatatatatatatatatatatatatatatatatatatatacaatttgataacttgaagaaaatagcagacaacttaagagctaagaaatcagtggtcttcatagaaaaaacaaaggaaaaatagaatttgtgtcttcacctccataagcatcaacatctgagaagagtgttgaagactatttgaagactttttgaagactatgtcggattttggagactggagacaaagaatgtatttttttctaaataagctagatacaacatctctatattgttggctcggcggggctacccgcttcccgccagcccgggagggcctcccccccccctcccgaaagcccaggtgggccttcccccctcccgccagccctggTGGGGCCGCCcgccctcccaccagcccgggcggacCTCCCCCAATCCCGTCAGCCCGGGTGAGCCTCCCCACCCCCCCTCCTGCCAGACCGGGAGATACTCCCCCCTTCCCGCCACactggcaggcctccccctctcctgccagccccaggtgggcatccccccccccccctccagcaagctcgggcgggcctccccccatcccgctagcccgggcgggcctcaccctctcctgtcagcccgggcaggcctcacccactcccgccagcccgggcgggcctccccctcgctcccgccaacctggggtgcctcccccctcccaccatttttgtttctctatttatttcttcatcatttgtggtcctttctttcattctttaatcatttatctaTCATACattcttattatttataaaatagaatggccttcccctccgatgctcgtcttagaccgtcaatattagttcctagattctcactatctctccagaaaagaaatctctcccgagcggcagcatgaaacaccatccctggaccattccaacctggaactatttgatatttgcgtgaagccaagacaaggtattcattagctgaattcaaacataggtcatttggagtactatattccatttcctttactcttcgatattacaatcaccatagaaaaaacttgcattgtgaagcatgattccatgaatgagtagtctcactcaagattttcttttatacaatttatgtctcattcttttatcactattccagttaacgaaaatatcttgtttgattaaaaaaagaaaaaaaaaacgtgaaaatctttctacacagcacttcaggtatatggaggactacaaaatataatgatctaactatatcgagtcagaaaaacccagacatgaaatgacgtgtctgaggcctttgtcttacagtatactagaaacagatatattagttgttatgtgtgcagtgtattgagatctaaattcaggagagtagcaccatctgcagatgcaaaaagtttgctttctaggccaaccacattaaaaagaataagataatatggcattGACGGATATTGGgtcgtaatcagcaggctagaactacctcaaacatattccccaattctacaacaggcataatatatatgtgtgtatatatatatatatatatatatatatatatatatatatatatatatatatgtgtgtgtgtgtgtgtgtgtgtatgtatatatataccaatagaaattatatatatatatatatatatatatatatatatatatatatatatatacatatatatatatatatatatatatatatatatatatatatgtgtgtgtgtgtgtgtgtgtatgcatatatatatatatatacatatagaaatgatatatatatatatatatatatatatatatatatatatatatatatatatgtacatatgtgtgtgtgtgtgtaataccaattttctctcctagacctagggttcggttccacggccgaccagaagctataatctccaAGTTGAAtctcccttggttctctgatcccgcagtatagagagaatacagtgttgagggtgtgtaatacatacttatatgaatatgaaaaacacgtctaaatgtgcaaaatttatcattatacacacacacacacacacacaaatatatatatatatatatatatatatatatatatatatatatatatatatatatatatatatatatatatatatatatatgtgtgtgtgtgtgtgtgtctgtgtatgtgcgtgtgtaaatatcacaaaagctaacacgtgatgagcataaaataattaagtattatagccccgaaaggaaaaagaaagacacaaactcggttctccttccgtgaccataatatatatatatatatatatatatatatatatatatatatatatatatacacgtatgtatgtatatatatatatatatatatatatatatatatatatatatatatatatatttatatatatactgtatatatatagatatataatttatatacgtatgtatatatttatgtatatatatatatacacacacacacacatatatatatatatatatatatatatatatatacatgtatacacacatatattattattattattattattattatcattatcattattgttattattatcactacccaagctaaaaccctagttggaaaagcaggatgttataagcaaaagggctccaacagggaaaatagcccagtgaagaaaggcgataaggaaataaataaatgatgagaacaaattaacaataaatccttgtaaaaacaataacgtcaaaacatatatgtcatatatacactatgaaaagacttatgtcaatgtcagcctgttcaacatagaaacatctttgaacttttgaagttctactgattcaaccacccgattaggaagatcatttcacaacttgatcacagctggaataaaacttctagaatactatgtagtattgagcctcatgatgaagaaggcctgactattagaattaactgcctgcctagtagtacgaacaggatggaattggccaagaagatctgaatgtaaagatggtcagagttgggaaaaatcttatgcaacacacataatgaactaattgaacgaaggtgccaaagattaatttctacatcaggaataaaaaatttaatagaccgtaagtttctgtccaacaaatttagatgagaatcagcagctgaagaccagtaaggaaaacaatactcaaaacaaagtagaatgaaagaattaaaacaattgttcagtatagattgatcaccaaaaatcttaaaagactttctcaataagccaattttttgtgtaattgaagaagccatagaacacacacacacacacacacacacacatatatatatatatatatattatatatatatatatatatatatatatagatacgtatatatatatatatatatatatatatatatatatatactgtatatatatatacatatatatatatatatacatacatatatatatatatatatatatatatatatatatatatatacatatatatatatatatatatatatatatatatatgaatatatatatatatatatatatatatatatatatatatatatatatacagcatatattatacatctatatatacacatatatatacatactatacatatatacacacatatgtttatatatatatatatatatatatataaataaatatatatatatatacatatatacgtacatacacacacacacacacacatatatatatatatatatatatatatatatatatgtgtgtgtgtatgtgcgtgtgtgtgtatatatatacatatatacacatatatatacatatatatacacacacacatatatatatatatatatatatatatatatatatatatatatatatatatatatatatacatatactgtatatataaataaatatatatatatatataatatatatatatatatatatgtgtgtgtgtgtgtgtgtgtatatatataaatatatatgtagatatatacatatatatttatatatatatacaagcacacacacacacacacacatatatatatatatatatatatatatatatatatatatatatatatatatatatatatatttatatatatatatatatatatttatttatatatacagtatatgtatatatatatatatatatatatatatatatatatatatatatatatatatatatggggatgggaccattcgccgctgccgattcgccgccgacagttagccactgacagttagccactgacagttagccactgacagttagccactgacagttagccactgacagttagccaccgcccattcgcctccgatgccatttcacccaccgccgattcgccaccggcgaaaaaataagtgctcccattataagcatatggggcaatcgtttttttttttcccgataactctgaaaatttaataatttgataattttatagtttaacaaggtcCTTTGCTTAGGTTGTTTACAAGCATAACTtgtctgtttacttttttatttaaaaaaagagtaaatattttcttaatatttttatcagtgcagaagaatcacaagaagtacctggtgttcttataaatgaatgtatatctggtgtgcctttatcagtgcaagcatcattaccaacgttggacagcaaaaagaatataattagacgaaaaagaaattatattgtagTTTGGCAAAAAAACTTGCTGGTGAATTAGAGTTTCTCATTTTTTTAGATGCAAaccaataaaatttctttaattgttcgttaacaataaaatgtttgaattacttttaactttttttgcataataaaatggtcatattttacatttcttttatttacactttgcagtagaatagttaaaactgccTAAATAAAAGATAACTGCTCAGGGGAAACAGAATAAACAGctgtagttatgtttctggtggcgaaaAGTCCaggtggcgaaatggtccaagtggcgaaaagctggtggcgaactggcggtggcGAATCGTTGAcggcgaatgagcggtggcgaatcgtcaccaacccatatatatatatatatatatatatatatatatatatatatatatatatatatatatatatatatatatatatatatatatatatatatatatatatatatataatttgataacttcaagaaaatagcagacaacttaagagctaagaaataagtggtcttcataaaaaaaaaaaaaggaaaaagagaatttgtgtcttcacctaaataagcatcaacatctgagaagagtgttgaagactatttgaagactttttgaagactatttcggattttggaaaactggagacaaagaatgtattttttaaaaataagctagatacagcaactctatattgttggctcggcggggctgcccacttcccgccagcccgggagggcttccccccccctccccgcctgaaagcccgggtgggccttccccccctcccgccaggccgggtgggcctcccccccctcccaccagcccgggagaacacccctcccccctcccgaaagcccgggcagGCCTTTCCCCCCCTCCCCGCCAGTCCgtgtgggcctcccccctcccaccagccctcaGCGGACCTCCCCCTTTCCCGTCAGCCCAGGCAAGCCTCGCCCCTCTTGCcagcccgggagggactcccccctcccgccagacaggcaggcctccccctctcctgccagccccaggcgggcctccccccccccatcctccagCCAGCCCGGGCAGGACTcccccccatcccgccagcccgggcgggcctcaccctctcccgtcagcccgggcgggcctcacccactcccgccagccagggcaggcctccccccctcccaccagcccgggagaACCCCCTTCCctcctcccgaaagcccgggcagtccttccccccctcccgccagtccgggtgggcctcccccctcccaccagcctcaGCGGACCTCCCCCCTTTCCCGTCAGCCCAGGCAAGCCTCGCCCCTCtcgccagcccgggagggactcccccctcccgccagacaggcaggcctccccctctcctgccagccccaggcgggcctccccccccatcctccagccagcccgggcgggactccccccatcccgccagcccgggcgggcctcaccctcTCCCGTCAGCCCAGGCGGGGCCTCACCCACTCCCGCCAgccagggcaggcctcccccccctcccaccagcctgggAGAACCCCCTTCCctcctcccgaaagcccgggcaggccttccccccctcccgccagtccATGTgggccctcccccctcccaccagcctcgGCGGACCTCCCCCTTTCCCGTCATCCCAGGCAAGCCTCGCCCCTCtcgccagcccgggagggactccccccctcccgccagacaggcaggcctccccctctcctgccagccccaggcgggcctccccccccatcctccagccagcccgggcgggactccccccatcccgccagcccgggtgggcctcaccctctcccgtcagcccgggcgggcctcacccactcccgccagccagggcaggcctccccccctcccaccagcccgggagaACCCCCTTCCCTCCTCCTGAAAGCCCGG comes from Palaemon carinicauda isolate YSFRI2023 chromosome 3, ASM3689809v2, whole genome shotgun sequence and encodes:
- the LOC137633377 gene encoding uncharacterized protein, which translates into the protein MALAVIKTQLSSLVTESDTRAGLSPPPRQSVWASPLPPALSGPPPFPSAQASLAPLASPGGTPPSRQTGRPPPLLPAPGGPPPPHPPASPGRTPPHPASPGGPHPLPSARAGLTHSRQPGQASPPPTSPGEPPSLLPKARAVLPPLPPVRVGLPPPTSLSGPPPFPVSPGKPRPSRQPGRDSPLPPDRQASPSPASPRRASPPILQPARAGLPPSRQPGRASPSPVSPGGASPTPASQGRPPPPPTSLGEPPSLLPKARAGLPPLPPVHVGPPPSHQPRRTSPFPVIPARAGLTHSRQPGQASPPPTSPGEPPSLLLKARAGLTPLPPVRVGLPPPTSIGGPPPFPSAQASLAPPASPGGTPPSPASSLMQEKGIRDAIIRVWNLSKDRDILAPFI